A window of the Candida orthopsilosis Co 90-125, chromosome 1 draft sequence genome harbors these coding sequences:
- a CDS encoding Bni1 formin, with the protein MRRKPVDSFSNNPPAPTNPYQQSTTFNNQFSSQVNDELNRSQPYSSTSSKQQPQQSDSASGVGNSNSIRKSSSSMFSLKRHRDKDTQSRQHHHSHHITDSLSDVSSTDSASILSAGTQISSHSRRSSQNPYREQLQFQQQNHSQQPISSHQLSQHSLPQQQNSHFPPSRSSSAANPSSYSTSSQHNRKSSAYSVSTMGTEKAAFNPYDTPTQLSRQQTNATSNTNLLSRMSTNISLNSAMKSNRGSTDGDERFHLERPSSAFEIDKMFKAMLEKINFKSLPPQAMRDLLNYDTDRKWMMIEQERRAEHERQLRYVHKTNSELPETYARWLMSKTITTSQLNNLWVQLRSEPISWVREFVYDCQGDALLSSYLQKLHEGMGTQSIISITDEVFDKEHYIMRCLKCVMNQKLGAERIKTDVDLFVNAVSGSLLSPRLLVRKLATDALTFVISYNANDNGRYHKVLQAVDSLNERILYDFEDYDEANARKKRELIRKPPPVSCKRFEVWLGLVERTVDATGKFNSNVGEREEIKSQYVGSTSKENHLPDYCIATMLFINIIIESATDFRTRFQFRGQFQAAGLHRLFSKFQTLQQSLLNKHIERYLELAKDDEEEMRIVSGFDGELNFNDPVDLVKSLWENFRGSDNQSHFLSTMQHLYLIQSEKKNNKQELGQSLRILDNIIQNLSSQQSSDENAALNIAINKLHANMSTDDQYRRALEEVKYYRKVAEEATAERDEMTRQVEMGAEGMITSLKNEVTERELIIERFRRTNEEMKEEMRNLKTKLMREKQEQELEMREFLVMLTSGDIETSVSKKGKKTTASVKTTNAELAERLRKEIHRRRAESRLDNKRLGTHVEPSKKLRALRDQMGDLQNIARELEMTDFDTYSEPQLEEQSPSEPEVVEIVSGSDSEVESEPEQEPEIVLPPVPSPGKKRGMRSDDLTKLDGLRKKLSNLQSESNDIMKFNTSSMFNKQKYLAVERLQELESSFSDFNIDFGIQNEDDYTFSPGADDSIKDKTKEVLNEVGRLRNELRNQLAEANKPKLAKKKTSVMDRLEDKYMKGKVQTNADVSSQNVKEHKKSNRMTTIGSMDPRFLKELSNKVQLAEPIDMSKVGVNGETTSAEKGMNEFSLKSAPESAQPGNDSANSTSGPSLPPPPPPPLPPLLGGESPKSASALPPPPPPPPPPAFLNGSTSAPPPPPAPPFPPPLPSATSSRNSPQLPSPASIGSPILGNIPRPKKKLKQLHWEKIDHTEVDNSFWKEPNSDTLASELMSKGVFDEIEIIFAAKEIKKLASKKKEDMDKVSFLSRDVAQQFSINLHAFSSLSDDELVMKVLRCDKDVVTNLSVLEFFGKEEITEITNSAVRNFEPYSTDYKTDEITKPDKDPSELQRPDRIFLELMYNLQHYWKSRTRALSVIAQYEKDYDDLVSKLRAIDASVDSIKNSKHLKGVFEIILTVGNYMNDSSKQARGFKLSSLQRLGFMKDEKNSMTFLHYVEKLIRTQYPEYLEFLDELAKCNETAKFSIEHIYNDCKDYVQSIKNVQSSVDIGNLSDISKFHPSDRVLKLVLPALPKASRKAGLLLDQADFTLKQFEDLMLYFGEDAQDSFVRNSFISKFTNFMKEFKRAQSENLKREEEIRIYEQRKKLAESANKNGSGSNTPNNATGNDEDEGVMDSLLERLKAVGPAKGEPSSARKKALMRRQILENSRKYSNDGPPSPTKSDSFDLSKEGSEGLASPVDENTDVSDKDRTETENTNLDEKDAPIGSRARNLLQELRNANEEGPNGELTAQQYRLERQRRKNQAESG; encoded by the coding sequence ATGAGAAGGAAACCAGTGGATTCCTTTAGCAATAACCCACCAGCTCCCACTAACCCTTATCAACAGCTGACCACTTTTAATAATCAATTTAGCTCACAAGTAAacgatgaattgaatagaTCTCAACCTTATTCGTCAACCTCATCAAAGCAACAACCCCAACAACTGGACTCGGCATCGGGGGTGGGCAATAGTAACAGCATTCGCAAGTCTTCTAGTTCCATGTTTAGTTTGAAACGACATAGAGATAAAGACACACAACTGCGTCAACACCATCACCTGCACCATATAACTGACAGTCTATCCGATGTGTCGTCAACGGACTCTGCAAGCATTTTGTCAGCAGGTACGCAAATATCATCCCACAGTAGACGACTGTCCCAAAATCCGTATCGGGAACAATTGCAGTTTCAACAGCAAAACCATCTGCAACAACCAATTAGCTCACACCAATTGCTGCAGCATAGCCTACCGCAGCAGCAAAACTCCCATTTCCCCCCTTCAAGATCATCCTCAGCGGCAAATCCATCATCATACTCAACTTCATCCCAACATAATAGGAAATCGTCCGCTTACAGTGTTTCTACTATGGGTACAGAAAAGGCTGCTTTCAATCCTTATGATACGCCAACACAATTATCTCGCCAACAAACTAATGCGACTTCAAACACGAATTTATTAAGCAGAATGTCAACAAATATATCACTCAACTCGGCCATGAAATCTAATAGAGGCTCTACAGATGGAGATGAGAGGTTTCATTTAGAACGTCCATCTTCtgcatttgaaattgataaaatgtTTAAGGCCATGTTggaaaaaataaatttcaagAGTTTACCACCACAAGCAATGAGAGACTTGTTGAACTATGACACAGATAGAAAGTGGATGATGATTGAGCAGGAGAGACGAGCTGAGCATGAAAGACAGCTTCGATACGTCCACAAAACCAATAGCGAATTACCAGAAACTTATGCTAGATGGTTAATGctgaaaacaataacaacatcACAACTAAATAATTTATGGGTACAGCTAAGAAGTGAGCCAATATCTTGGGTACGGGAATTTGTTTATGACTGCCAAGGAGATGCATTGTTGTCATCGTATTTACAGAAACTCCACGAAGGAATGGGAACGCAACTGATTATCTCAATCACGGATGAAGTGTTTGATAAGGAGCATTACATAATGCGTTGTTTGAAATGCGTTATGAACCAAAAATTAGGTGCAGAAAGAATCAAAACGGATGTCGATCTTTTTGTTAATGCTGTTAGTGGCAGTCTCCTCTCACCCAGATTGCTCGTGAGAAAGTTGGCAACTGACGCGCTTACGTTTGTTATATCATACAACGCTAACGATAATGGGCGGTACCATAAAGTACTTCAAGCTGTTGATTCATTGAACGAACGAATACTctatgattttgaagattatGATGAGGCAAATGCTCGTAAGAAAAGAGAGTTGATTCGTAAACCGCCTCCAGTAAGCTGCAAGCGGTTTGAGGTGTGGTTGGGATTGGTTGAGAGAACCGTTGATGCAACAGGTAAATTCAACTCGAATGTTGGtgaaagagaagaaatcaaatctCAGTATGTGGGATCCACCTCGAAGGAAAACCATTTACCTGACTACTGCATTGCAACAATgttattcatcaacatcataaTCGAAAGTGCCACAGATTTCAGAACGAGATTCCAGTTTCGTGGACAATTTCAAGCGGCAGGATTGCATCGCTTGTTCAGCAAATTTCAGACTTTACAACAGCTGTTGCTCAATAAACATATAGAACGATACTTGGAATTGGctaaagatgatgaagaggaaatgAGAATTGTTCTGGGTTTCGAtggtgaattgaatttcaatgatCCTGTCGACTTGGTCAAATCTTTATGGGAAAACTTCAGAGGGTCTGATAACCAAAGTCATTTCCTCAGTACAATGCAACATTTGTATCTCATCCAAtcagaaaaaaagaataataAGCAGGAGTTAGGTCAAAGTTTGCGAATTCTTGACAACATTATACAAAATCTATCATCTCAACAAAGTAGTGATGAAAATGCCGCTTTGAACATTGCTATAAATAAATTGCACGCCAACATGAGTACTGATGATCAGTACAGACGTGCATTAGAGGAGGTAAAGTACTATAGAAAAGTGGCCGAGGAAGCCACTGCAGAACGAGATGAAATGACGAGGCAGGTCGAGATGGGTGCAGAAGGAATGATTACAAGTTTGAAGAATGAGGTTACTGAACGTGAGTTAAtcattgaaagatttaGAAGAACTAACGAGGAGATGAAGGAAGAAATGCGTAACTTGaagacaaaattgatgcGAGAAAAACAGGAGCAGGAGCTTGAAATGAGGGAGTTTTTGGTTATGTTGACTAGTGGTGATATTGAAACTTCGGTTTCCAAAAAGGGCAAGAAAACGACAGCATCGGTCAAGACTACAAATGCTGAATTAGCAGAAAGGCTAAGGAAAGAAATTCATCGTCGTAGGGCCGAGTCGAGATTGGACAATAAGCGTTTGGGTACTCATGTGGAACCACTGAAAAAGTTGAGGGCTTTGAGGGACCAAATGGGTgatcttcaaaatattgCTCGAGAATTGGAAATGACCGATTTTGATACATATAGTGAGCCTCAGTTGGAGGAACAAAGTCCATCAGAACcagaagttgttgaaatcgTGTCAGGATCAGATTCAGAAGTTGAGTCAGAACCGGAACAAGAACCTGAAATAGTCTTGCCGCCTGTTCCTTCTCCTGGAAAGAAGCGTGGAATGCGCAGTGACGATTTGACCAAACTTGATGGCTTGAGGAAGAAATTATCCAACTTGCAAAGCGAGTCCAACGACATTATGAAATTCAACACCAGTTCCAtgttcaacaaacaaaagtaCCTTGCAGTTGAGAGATTGCAAGAGTTGGAGTCTAGCTTTAGTGACTTTAATATTGACTTTGGAATTCAAAATGAGGACGATTACACCTTTTCACCAGGTGCTGATGATTCAATTAAAGACAAGACAAAAGAGGTTTTGAACGAAGTGGGGAGATTACGCAATGAATtaagaaatcaattggcAGAAGCaaataaaccaaaattagcaaagaagaaaacCTCAGTGATGGACAGACTCGAGGACAAGTACATGAAAGGGAAAGTACAAACGAATGCAGACGTTTCTAGTCAAAATGTAAAGGAGCACAAAAAGCTGAATAGAATGACCACAATTGGTTCCATGGATCCTCGATTCCTCAAAGAATTAAGCAATAAGGTCCAACTAGCTGAACCTATCGACATGTCCAAAGTCGGTGTTAACGGTGAAACAACATCGGCTGAGAAGGGAATGAATGAATTTAGTTTGAAGTCAGCACCAGAATCTGCACAACCAGGAAATGATTCTGCTAACTCGACTTCAGGACCATCTCTACCTCCTCCTCCACCTCCTCCTTTGCCCCCATTGTTGGGAGGGGAGTCACCCAAGTCTGCTTCTGCTTTACCTCCGCCCCCGCCACCTCCTCCACCACCTGCATTTTTGAATGGATCTACATCAGCGCCTCCTCCACCACCTGCACCACCTTTCCCTCCACCTTTGCCAAGTGCTACATCATCTAGGAACTCGCCACAATTACCATCACCAGCCTCAATTGGCTCACCAATTTTAGGAAATATCCCACGACCCAAGAAAAAGCtaaaacaattgcattGGGAAAAGATTGATCATACTGAGGTCGACAATTCATTTTGGAAGGAGCCAAATTCTGATACACTTGCTAGTGAATTGATGTCAAAGGGTGTATTTGATGAGATTGAAATTATATTTGCCGCTAAAGAAATTAAGAAGTTGgcatcaaagaaaaaggaagATATGGATAAGGTGTCATTTTTGTCCAGGGATGTTGCACAACAATTTAGTATCAACTTGCATGCTTTCAGTTCATTGTCAGACGACGAACTTGTCATGAAGGTATTGAGGTGTGACAAAGATGTTGTTACTAACTTATCTGTACTCGAGTTTTTTGGCAAAGAGGAGATCACAGAGATTACTAATTCAGCGGTCAGAAACTTTGAGCCATACTCAACGGATTACAAGACTGATGAGATCACTAAACCGGATAAGGATCCATCGGAGTTGCAAAGACCGGATAGAATATTCTTGGAGTTGATGTATAATTTGCAGCATTATTGGAAGTCAAGAACTAGAGCATTGTCCGTTATTGCCCAATACGAAAAGGATTATGATGACTTGGTTTCTAAATTGAGAGCAATAGATGCGTCGGTGGACAGTATAAAAAACtcaaaacatttgaaagGCGTATTCGAGATTATATTGACCGTGGGAAACTATATGAATGATTCGTCAAAGCAAGCTCGTGGGTTCAAGTTGAGCTCATTGCAACGTTTGGGTTTCATGAAGGATGAAAAAAACAGTATGACATTTTTGCATTATGTTGAAAAGCTTATTCGTACACAATATCCAGAGTACCTCGAATTCCTTGATGAGCTAGCTAAGTGTAATGAAACtgcaaaattttcaattgagcaCATATACAACGATTGCAAAGATTATGTTCAAAGTATAAAGAACGTGCAAAGCTCAGTCGATATTGGAAACTTATCTGACATATCCAAATTCCACCCACTGGATCGTGTTTTAAAGCTTGTTTTGCCTGCATTGCCAAAAGCATCAAGAAAAGCGGGCTTACTTCTAGATCAAGCCGACTTTACTTTGAAACAGTTTGAAGACTTGATGCTTTATTTCGGTGAGGATGCACAGGATCTGTTTGTGAGGAATTCTTTCATCAGTAAATTTACGAACTTCATGAAGGAGTTCAAACGTGCACAATCTGAAAACTTGAAACGTGAAGAAGAGATCAGAATTTACgaacaaagaaagaaattggcAGAGTCAGCTAACAAAAATGGCAGTGGTTCCAACACTCCAAATAATGCTACTGgcaatgatgaagatgaaggaGTCATGGATTCGTTGTTGGAAAGATTGAAAGCAGTGGGACCAGCAAAAGGAGAGCCATCATCGGCTCGAAAGAAAGCTTTAATGAGACGCCAAATTTTGGAGAACAGTCGTAAATATTCCAATGATGGACCTCCGTCCCCGACAAAATCAGATTCTTTTGACTTGCTGAAAGAAGGTTCAGAAGGATTGGCTTCACCTGTTGATGAGAATACAGATGTTTCAGACAAAGATCGTACTGAGACTGAAAATACCAATTTAGATGAGAAAGATGCTCCAATCGGATCCAGGGCAAGGAATTTGTTGCAAGAACTTCGTAATGCTAACGAGGAGGGACCTAATGGTGAGCTAACAGCTCAACAATACAGACTTGAGAGACAACGGAGGAAAAACCAAGCCGAGTCTGGATGA
- a CDS encoding Sec2 guanyl-nucleotide exchange factor (exchange factor for the small G-protein Sec4p) — translation MSDEGDINNRLEEEIGSLSTRLVTAVNRQVELEETVLYLRKTINELQSQNAVLAKSDENYQLILPKYLKLQEDFKEANIKKEVAENENGRLKTEVDDLTATLFDEANTMVSNASRETHNFKIKNKKLYEEIDEKNIIISNLQDQLQDLKQMFLKMEDKQRVLLSSSHNNTPTLEQKEFNTDTNSIDENYQVQQLSNSLYAPLITSLRFDLNNYNKDFKGFVYTLIKPDFALDSTHLKNLAYFKPIWTEEIENTVAHIPNLPSSTLLNRWQKNKVFWSSLIDGRVSIEPIKGYSEGSSRAANGKEVTPELLLIAIKDPCAFCGEARGKYQEHCRLHHYKIYEVDEVMVACYPLCHYCVLKLRNLCDFFAKLRVIKSNVFKLKQTHLFDEYVHGGTTTTTGSNFYKRTSSSSSSTVRSITSSSAAAASDPDLINGHIYDLKLDEEEESKLIKIYLVLAQIRLKIFYSKLGLWENVNQLNDLNIEEIHYETFSILIPDKEERTDASRDHDTTTTLNKSIDSLTLRKSIDSSAARKSFDSVAARKSIDIKEASDPIDPKQLVDTNGATELNPGSSDSNAKKNVASLPPAGKSDNARLASPEGDSDTREFEDAKTEWKSEVKQESKSPSVPKQHEPQVPKPESRQGPNSATSTPEKSKSQSELTEAQLFLQKMKTKTNSPDEKNSGLKRSKSRSKEFKAKMDKELDQTLEMLAENMEADGSQT, via the coding sequence ATGTCAGACGAAGGAGATATAAACAACCGATTGGAAGAGGAGATTGGTAGTCTATCCACACGGCTAGTTACTGCTGTTAACAGACAagttgaattggaagagaCAGTTTTATATCTACGCAAGACGATTAACGAACTACAATCACAAAATGCCGTATTAGCCAAAAGCGATGAAAATTACCAATTAATTCTACCCAAATACCTTAAGCTTCAAGAGGATTTTAAAGAAGCAAATATTAAAAAGGAAGTTGCCGAGAATGAAAATGGTCGGTTAAAAACCGAAGTTGACGATTTAACTGCCACGctttttgatgaagcaaATACTATGGTTTCCAATGCTTCAAGAGAAACTCAtaacttcaaaatcaaaaataagaaattgtatgaagaaattgatgagaaaaatatcatcattaGTAACTTACAGGATCAATTAcaagatttgaaacaaatgtTTCTTAAAATGGAAGATAAGCAACGTGTATTGCTTTCGTCCAGTCATAATAATACACCCACTTTGGAACAAAAAGAATTCAATACCGATACCAATTCCATCGATGAAAATTATCAAGTTCAGCAGCTTTCAAATAGCTTGTATGCACCATTGATAACCTCATTACGATTCGATTTGAATAACTATAATAAAGATTTCAAAGGGTTTGTATATACATTGATTAAACCAGATTTCGCCCTTGATTCAACCCATTTGAAGAACCTCGCATATTTCAAGCCAATATGGACtgaagagattgaaaacacTGTTGCTCATATACCTAATTTACCATCCTCAACATTACTCAATCGATGGCAAAAGAATAAAGTATTTTGGAgttcattgattgatggCAGAGTCTCCATTGAACCTATCAAAGGGTATAGTGAAGGCAGCTCTAGAGCTGCGAATGGTAAAGAGGTTACACCTGAATTGTTATTAATTGCAATCAAAGATCCATGTGCATTTTGTGGAGAAGCAAGAGGTAAGTACCAAGAACATTGTCGACTTCATCATTACAAAATCTATGAAGTAGATGAAGTAATGGTTGCTTGTTACCCATTATGCCATTATTGCGTGTTGAAATTGCGTAACTTGTGCGATttctttgccaaattgaGGGTTATCAAGTCCAATGTTTTTAAGTTGAAGCAAACTcatttatttgatgaatatgtTCATGGtggaacaacaactacaacagGTTCGAATTTTTATAAAAGAACCAGTTCAAGCTCATCCTCTACTGTTCGTTCAATTACATCTTCatctgctgctgctgcaaGTGATCCAGATTTAATAAACGGTCATATATACGATTTGAAGTTagatgaggaagaagaatcaaaattgatcaagatcTATCTTGTACTTGCACAAATCAGACTTAAGATATTTTACAGTAAATTGGGGTTGTGGGAAAAcgtcaatcaattgaatgatttaaATATTGAAGAGATCCATTATgaaacattttcaattttgataccggacaaagaagaaagaacAGATGCAAGCAGAGACCATGATACTACAACGACGTTAAATAAGTCGATTGATTCATTGACTTTAAGGAAATCAATCGACTCATCTGCCGcaagaaaatcatttgattcaGTTGCTGCGAGAAAGTCGATTGATATAAAAGAAGCATCAGATCCAATAGACCCAAAGCAGTTGGTGGACACTAATGGAGCAACTGAATTAAACCCCGGCTCGAGTGATTCTAATGCTAAGAAAAATGTTGCTTCACTACCACCAGCGGGAAAATCAGATAATGCGCGATTGGCAAGCCCCGAAGGCGATTCAGATACCCGTGAGTTTGAAGATGCCAAGACAGAGTGGAAATCAGAGGTAAAGCAGGAGTCTAAATCTCCACTGGTGCCAAAACAACACGAACCACAAGTACCTAAACCGGAACTGAGACAGGGGCCAAACCTGGCTACAAGCACACctgaaaaatcaaagtcCCAATCAGAGCTAACAGAAGCACAATTGTTTCTACAAAAAATGAAGACTAAAACCAATAGTCCCGATGAGAAAAATAGTGGGTTAAAACGTTCAAAATCAAGGAGCAAAGAATTTAAAGCCAAGATGGATAAAGAATTAGATCAGACACTTGAGATGTTGGCTGAAAATATGGAAGCTGATGGAAGTCAAACTTAG